From a region of the Labilithrix sp. genome:
- a CDS encoding glycosyltransferase — protein MRALYISQTGMLEGLGSSQVLAYLRRLAQRGVEFDLLSYELPEATDDEIDRLRADLTRANIRWAPLRRRRDPRLSVKVRESALGAHRALATALARRPVIVHGRSYLPTAIADVVASVVPRAKLLFDCRGMIGDEYVDASYWTTDRIEYRLVKRYEARAFRRAEGVVFLTDALRRWIGARGWLGARTEVETIPCCVDLDAFRFDRAARDHVRQSLGWEDDLVLVYAGSLGSWYREDEIARFAGVVRRRAAGRRVRFLLLSKSAPEALVGLLRAAGLDESSIAVRGVQPDKMPQHLSAADIGISFIKSCFSKKGSSPTKVAEYLACGLPVVLNGDIGDQADLAAEAAACIVLDSYDDEALAAGADRAVALATAPLADRVTAGRDVADRRFGLERVGVARYERLYRALERDQS, from the coding sequence ATGCGTGCACTGTACATCTCGCAGACGGGGATGCTCGAGGGGCTCGGGAGCTCACAGGTCCTCGCGTACTTGCGGCGCCTCGCGCAGCGCGGCGTCGAGTTCGATCTCCTCAGCTACGAGCTCCCCGAGGCGACGGACGACGAGATCGACCGACTGCGAGCCGACCTCACCCGCGCGAACATCCGCTGGGCGCCGCTCCGCCGCCGGCGAGATCCGCGCCTGAGCGTGAAGGTCCGTGAGTCGGCGCTCGGAGCCCATCGCGCGCTCGCGACGGCGCTCGCCCGGCGTCCGGTCATCGTCCATGGACGGAGCTACCTGCCCACCGCGATCGCCGACGTCGTGGCGAGCGTCGTACCGCGCGCGAAGCTCCTCTTCGACTGTCGCGGGATGATCGGCGACGAGTACGTCGACGCGAGCTACTGGACCACCGATCGCATCGAGTACCGCCTCGTGAAGCGGTACGAGGCACGCGCGTTCCGGCGCGCAGAGGGTGTCGTCTTCCTGACCGACGCCCTGCGGCGCTGGATTGGCGCGCGCGGCTGGCTCGGAGCACGCACGGAGGTCGAGACCATCCCGTGCTGCGTCGACCTCGACGCCTTCCGCTTCGACCGCGCAGCACGTGACCACGTCCGCCAGAGCCTCGGCTGGGAGGACGACCTCGTCCTCGTCTACGCGGGATCGCTCGGCTCTTGGTATCGCGAGGACGAGATCGCGCGGTTCGCGGGTGTGGTGCGCCGGCGAGCGGCGGGACGCCGTGTCCGCTTCCTCCTTCTCAGCAAGAGCGCGCCCGAGGCGCTCGTCGGATTGCTGCGCGCCGCCGGCCTCGACGAGAGCTCGATCGCCGTTCGCGGCGTCCAGCCAGACAAAATGCCGCAGCACCTATCGGCCGCCGATATTGGCATCTCGTTCATCAAGAGCTGCTTCTCCAAGAAAGGGTCGAGCCCGACGAAGGTCGCGGAGTACCTCGCATGCGGCCTTCCGGTCGTCCTCAACGGGGACATCGGAGATCAGGCCGATCTCGCAGCAGAAGCCGCTGCCTGCATCGTGCTCGACTCGTACGACGACGAGGCCCTTGCCGCCGGCGCGGACCGCGCGGTCGCGCTCGCGACGGCGCCGCTCGCCGACCGTGTGACCGCCGGCCGCGACGTCGCCGACCGGCGGTTCGGGCTCGAGCGCGTCGGAGTGGCGAGGTACGAGCGGCTCTACCGCGCTCTCGAGCGTGACCAGAGCTAG
- a CDS encoding MBL fold metallo-hydrolase, whose product MKVEFLGHSGFVVEHAGARVACDPWLSPRGAYHASWFQLPQNHHLFARSYDDLAAVVLSHEHYDHLDVDFLRQRLTPATPIVVPRYPSRNLVDKLTRITKNPVIEVDSGAEHVLTPGGLKVLFTSEESPANQDSCITFFDDEHVLVNLNDARLTPKQRGQLQRRFGTIDAVMLQCAGASWFPMRYRYSEERTRELSREKRKAKLEYAFHTLEHLAPRIGLPYAGPCAFLDQALQRHNDELGEDNIFPDQAESAAWLRARGYGERLELPLPGDRLDLATGAFEADREIRRTFSWEDKAGYIRAYADRVQATIAAEIASLERPATSLFPAFKAYFERLGDLNAYFRSRIDMELRFVIDGPHGGDWLVRCHADGVEVSDTAGRRADYTLWLEDLWLHQILSHHLAWEDFFLSLRFEAERDPDVYNDHLLSWLKFADEDALRAVERYESSRRENQRIEVEANGHRYLISKYCPHAGASMEKAVIEGTTITCLNHHYRFDLETGKCLNGNCTLFTKRLD is encoded by the coding sequence GTGAAGGTTGAGTTCCTCGGGCACTCGGGGTTCGTCGTGGAGCACGCCGGTGCGCGTGTCGCCTGCGATCCCTGGCTCTCGCCGCGCGGCGCTTACCACGCGAGCTGGTTCCAGCTCCCGCAGAACCACCACCTCTTCGCTCGCTCCTACGATGACCTGGCCGCGGTCGTCCTCAGCCACGAGCACTACGACCACCTCGACGTCGACTTCCTCCGCCAGCGGCTCACGCCGGCGACGCCGATCGTCGTCCCTCGCTATCCGTCGCGCAACCTGGTCGACAAGCTCACTCGCATCACGAAGAACCCGGTCATCGAGGTCGACAGCGGCGCCGAGCACGTGCTCACCCCCGGCGGGCTCAAGGTCCTCTTCACCTCGGAGGAGTCCCCCGCCAACCAAGACTCGTGCATCACGTTCTTCGACGACGAGCACGTCCTCGTGAACCTGAACGATGCACGTCTGACTCCGAAGCAGCGTGGTCAGCTCCAGCGGCGCTTCGGCACGATCGACGCGGTCATGCTCCAGTGCGCGGGCGCGAGCTGGTTCCCGATGCGCTACCGCTACTCCGAGGAGCGCACGCGCGAGCTCTCGCGCGAGAAGCGGAAGGCGAAGCTCGAATACGCGTTCCACACGCTCGAGCACCTCGCCCCTCGCATCGGCCTACCGTACGCAGGCCCATGCGCCTTCCTCGACCAGGCGCTCCAACGTCACAACGACGAGCTCGGCGAGGACAACATCTTCCCGGACCAGGCGGAGAGCGCCGCTTGGCTCCGCGCGCGCGGCTACGGCGAACGGCTCGAGCTGCCCCTGCCCGGCGACCGGCTCGACCTCGCGACGGGCGCCTTCGAGGCCGACCGCGAGATCCGACGGACGTTCTCATGGGAGGACAAGGCGGGGTACATCCGGGCTTACGCCGACCGTGTCCAGGCGACCATCGCGGCCGAGATCGCCTCGCTCGAACGACCGGCGACGAGCCTCTTCCCTGCCTTCAAGGCTTACTTCGAGCGGCTCGGTGACCTGAACGCCTACTTCCGTTCGCGCATCGACATGGAGCTCCGTTTCGTGATCGACGGGCCCCACGGCGGAGACTGGCTCGTGCGATGCCACGCCGACGGCGTCGAGGTCTCCGACACGGCGGGCCGTCGCGCGGACTACACGCTCTGGTTGGAGGACCTCTGGCTCCACCAGATCTTGAGCCACCACCTCGCGTGGGAGGACTTCTTCCTCTCTCTGCGCTTCGAGGCCGAGCGCGACCCCGACGTCTACAACGACCACCTCCTATCGTGGCTCAAGTTCGCCGACGAGGACGCGCTCCGAGCGGTCGAGAGATACGAGTCGTCCCGCCGCGAGAACCAGCGCATCGAGGTCGAGGCGAACGGACATCGCTATCTCATCTCGAAGTACTGCCCGCACGCGGGCGCCTCGATGGAGAAGGCCGTGATCGAAGGCACGACGATCACGTGCCTCAATCACCACTATCGCTTCGATCTCGAGACGGGGAAGTGCTTGAACGGCAACTGCACCCTCTTCACGAAGCGGCTGGACTGA
- a CDS encoding aminotransferase class I/II-fold pyridoxal phosphate-dependent enzyme, translating into MGRIFLSAPHVGEEERRMLLAALDSGWIAPLGPEVEAFERELAAVVGMPYAVALSSGTAALHLSLVLLGVERGDEVMTATLTFAATANAIAYTGATPIFVDSERRTLNMDPALLAEELDRRAAAGRLPRAVIVVDIYGQCADYDPLLAACAKYDVPVIEDAAEALGATYKGRPAGSFAPMAAFSFNGNKVITTSGGGMLVTTKRELADRARFLATQARDPAPHYEHSTIGYNYRLSALLAALGRAQLKGLSGRVARRRAIHDLYCAELGRVPGIEVVREAEMGSATHWLTVVKIDPDVFGATREEIRRHLESLDIEARPAWKPMHLQPVFAAAPRVGGGVAEELFERGLCLPSGSGLDDDDIRRVIDGVLEAPKRT; encoded by the coding sequence ATGGGCCGAATCTTCCTCTCCGCGCCGCACGTCGGCGAAGAAGAGCGGCGCATGCTGCTCGCCGCTCTCGACTCCGGATGGATCGCGCCGCTGGGGCCCGAGGTCGAAGCCTTCGAGCGAGAGCTCGCGGCCGTCGTCGGCATGCCGTACGCGGTGGCGCTCTCGAGCGGAACGGCAGCGCTTCATCTGTCGCTCGTCCTGCTCGGGGTGGAACGCGGCGATGAGGTCATGACCGCGACGCTGACGTTCGCGGCAACGGCGAACGCGATCGCGTACACGGGCGCGACGCCGATCTTCGTCGACAGCGAGCGGCGGACCTTGAACATGGACCCCGCCCTCCTCGCGGAGGAGCTCGATCGCCGCGCGGCGGCGGGACGGCTCCCGCGGGCGGTGATCGTCGTCGACATCTACGGACAGTGCGCCGACTACGACCCGCTCCTCGCCGCCTGCGCGAAGTACGACGTCCCCGTGATCGAGGACGCGGCGGAGGCGCTCGGCGCGACGTACAAGGGACGTCCAGCAGGGTCCTTCGCGCCGATGGCGGCGTTCTCGTTCAACGGGAACAAGGTCATCACCACGAGCGGGGGCGGGATGCTCGTCACGACGAAGCGTGAGCTCGCCGACCGCGCTCGTTTCCTCGCGACGCAGGCGCGCGATCCGGCCCCGCACTACGAGCACTCCACCATCGGCTACAACTATCGCCTCAGCGCGCTGCTGGCAGCGCTCGGACGGGCGCAGCTCAAGGGCCTCTCCGGCCGCGTCGCGCGACGCCGCGCGATCCACGACCTCTATTGCGCCGAGCTCGGTCGCGTCCCGGGCATCGAGGTCGTTCGCGAAGCGGAAATGGGCTCCGCGACGCACTGGCTCACGGTCGTGAAGATCGATCCCGACGTCTTCGGCGCGACGCGGGAGGAGATCCGCCGGCACCTCGAGTCGCTCGACATCGAGGCCCGGCCCGCCTGGAAGCCGATGCACCTGCAGCCCGTGTTCGCCGCGGCGCCGCGCGTCGGCGGCGGCGTAGCGGAGGAGCTCTTCGAGCGAGGCCTGTGCTTGCCGAGCGGGTCCGGCCTCGACGACGACGACATCCGCCGCGTGATCGACGGCGTGCTCGAGGCGCCGAAGCGGACATGA
- the asnB gene encoding asparagine synthase (glutamine-hydrolyzing) yields MCGIVGLINYDAPLERARAIVEAMNAAIHHRGPDGEGLVAAPDATMAMKRLAIVDVVHGHQPMATEDESIVLVYNGEIYNAPQLRRQLEERGVRFRTRSDTEVILRLYELDPDDVERHLVGMWAFAVHDRRRRRVVLSRDRFGIKPLFVADTGTTLAFASELRAFDRTLPGFGRLFEVDHDAAHAMLSWSYVPEAATIYRGVRRLPPATRMTINIASGERRLDTYWTLEPSSDAARVRSLDEACENTEALLRRAVKEHLESDVPVATFLSGGIDSSLVTAYANDIAPGTIKAYSIGFREPKFDESPFARATAEKLGVPFSVEMFDEVTARGRLPDALLAYDEPFGDSSSLATYLVSSHVARDYKVVLGGDGGDEVFGGYKKYLVVHLRRPFASMPRLRDNVGRALGRIPLVHDRTRGWTELLRTVRRVSRGLSGSDPQVYAQLTQIAPLARTAPLVRVAANPYRFEEEIRARFERASGTELQRTLAADLASTLCNDMLVKVDRASMACHLEARVPFLDHRVAEYGVGLPQALTIGELTRKWAGKRVLRALHERRFGHALANRAKMGFGVPVERWLRGPFNPACERLFATERLDRYGILSSAELGDGRFNRWLATDPLVVWHAFALAAWCETSLGDGPNALREMLAS; encoded by the coding sequence ATGTGCGGAATCGTCGGTCTGATCAACTATGACGCGCCGCTGGAGCGCGCGCGCGCGATCGTCGAAGCGATGAACGCCGCCATCCACCACCGCGGCCCGGATGGCGAGGGCCTCGTGGCGGCGCCCGACGCGACGATGGCGATGAAGCGGCTCGCCATCGTCGACGTCGTGCACGGCCACCAGCCGATGGCCACCGAAGACGAGTCGATCGTCCTCGTCTACAACGGCGAGATCTACAACGCGCCGCAGCTTCGCCGGCAGCTCGAAGAGCGCGGCGTGCGCTTCCGGACGCGGAGCGACACGGAGGTCATCCTCCGCCTCTACGAGCTCGATCCCGACGACGTCGAGCGGCACCTCGTCGGCATGTGGGCCTTCGCGGTCCACGACCGGCGCCGACGTCGCGTCGTGCTCAGTCGAGACCGGTTCGGGATCAAGCCTCTCTTCGTCGCCGACACGGGCACCACCCTCGCCTTCGCCTCGGAGCTCCGCGCGTTCGATCGCACGCTCCCCGGCTTCGGCCGCCTCTTCGAGGTCGACCACGACGCGGCCCACGCGATGCTCTCGTGGAGCTACGTCCCCGAAGCGGCGACCATCTATCGAGGCGTGCGCCGTCTTCCGCCCGCGACGCGGATGACGATCAACATCGCGAGCGGCGAGCGGAGACTCGACACGTACTGGACGCTGGAGCCTTCGAGCGACGCGGCGCGCGTCCGTTCGCTCGACGAGGCGTGCGAGAACACCGAAGCGCTGCTCCGCCGGGCAGTGAAGGAGCACCTCGAGAGCGACGTGCCGGTCGCGACGTTCCTCTCCGGCGGCATCGACTCGTCGCTCGTCACCGCTTACGCCAACGACATCGCGCCGGGGACGATCAAGGCCTACTCGATCGGGTTCCGCGAGCCGAAGTTCGACGAGTCTCCGTTCGCCCGTGCCACCGCCGAGAAGCTGGGGGTCCCGTTCTCGGTCGAGATGTTCGACGAGGTGACCGCGCGAGGGCGGCTCCCCGACGCCCTCCTCGCTTACGACGAACCGTTCGGCGATTCGTCGAGCCTCGCGACGTACCTCGTCTCTTCCCACGTCGCGCGCGACTACAAGGTAGTGCTGGGCGGCGACGGCGGCGACGAGGTGTTCGGCGGCTACAAGAAGTACCTCGTCGTGCACCTCCGACGCCCCTTCGCGTCGATGCCGCGCCTCCGCGACAACGTCGGTCGGGCGCTCGGACGGATCCCGCTCGTCCACGACCGGACGCGCGGTTGGACGGAGCTGCTTCGCACGGTGCGCCGCGTGTCGCGCGGGCTCTCGGGATCCGACCCGCAGGTCTACGCGCAGCTCACGCAGATCGCCCCCCTCGCCCGGACCGCCCCGCTCGTTCGCGTCGCGGCGAACCCGTACCGTTTCGAGGAGGAGATCCGCGCCCGGTTCGAGCGCGCCAGCGGCACCGAGCTTCAGCGCACGCTCGCCGCCGACCTCGCGAGCACGCTCTGCAACGACATGCTCGTCAAGGTCGACCGCGCGAGCATGGCGTGTCACCTCGAGGCGCGCGTCCCCTTCCTCGATCACCGCGTCGCCGAGTACGGTGTCGGGCTCCCGCAGGCGCTCACGATCGGCGAACTGACGCGCAAGTGGGCGGGCAAGCGCGTCCTCCGGGCGCTCCACGAGCGTCGCTTCGGCCATGCGCTCGCGAACCGCGCGAAGATGGGCTTCGGCGTCCCCGTCGAGCGCTGGCTCCGCGGCCCCTTCAATCCGGCCTGCGAGCGGCTCTTCGCGACCGAGCGCCTCGATCGCTATGGGATCCTCTCGAGCGCCGAGCTCGGTGACGGCAGGTTCAACCGCTGGCTCGCGACCGATCCCCTCGTCGTCTGGCACGCCTTTGCGCTCGCTGCGTGGTGCGAGACGAGCCTCGGTGATGGGCCGAACGCGCTACGCGAGATGCTCGCCTCGTGA
- a CDS encoding FkbM family methyltransferase, whose translation MSSTTTPRRHFVKKLLAPVLGERSYSVLQAVAMGWDIKRGAWWEPELELIARVVREGDTAIDIGANFGLWAYYFSKAVGPSGKVYSFEPIPFTARTFRLIARVLGFSQNVELVTKGCGAKNETVKFTVPVMDTGAISAGLVHMRGRNDERPGRDKHAPFPKTKDIECEVVAIDDYLPQLERVSLVKCDIEGADLFAMRGAVATLKKHKPVVVIEITPWFLEGFGLRVADVVSFFEELGYRCYAYDDGGRLVPTATDAIIEDNWVFVHPENDARVRAIMTEPSRGEHLA comes from the coding sequence ATGTCCAGCACGACCACGCCTCGCCGTCACTTCGTCAAGAAGCTGCTGGCGCCGGTCCTCGGTGAGCGGAGCTACAGCGTCCTCCAGGCGGTGGCCATGGGTTGGGACATCAAGCGCGGAGCTTGGTGGGAGCCCGAGCTCGAGCTGATCGCGCGCGTCGTGCGCGAGGGCGACACCGCGATCGACATCGGGGCGAACTTCGGGCTCTGGGCGTACTACTTCTCGAAGGCCGTCGGTCCGAGCGGCAAGGTCTACTCCTTCGAGCCGATCCCGTTCACGGCGCGGACGTTCCGGCTCATCGCGCGGGTGCTCGGCTTCTCGCAGAACGTCGAGCTCGTGACGAAGGGCTGCGGCGCGAAGAACGAGACCGTGAAGTTCACGGTTCCGGTGATGGATACGGGCGCCATCAGCGCGGGGCTCGTCCACATGCGCGGGCGCAACGACGAGCGGCCGGGTCGTGACAAGCACGCTCCGTTTCCGAAGACCAAGGACATCGAGTGCGAGGTCGTCGCGATCGACGATTACCTCCCGCAGCTCGAGCGCGTGAGTCTCGTCAAATGCGACATCGAGGGCGCGGATCTCTTCGCGATGCGCGGCGCCGTCGCGACGCTGAAGAAGCACAAGCCGGTCGTCGTGATCGAGATCACGCCGTGGTTCCTCGAAGGGTTCGGGCTGCGCGTCGCCGACGTCGTCTCGTTCTTCGAAGAGCTCGGCTATCGCTGTTACGCCTACGACGACGGCGGCCGGCTCGTGCCGACGGCGACGGACGCGATCATCGAAGACAACTGGGTCTTCGTTCACCCGGAGAATGACGCGCGGGTGCGCGCGATCATGACCGAACCGTCACGAGGCGAGCATCTCGCGTAG
- a CDS encoding GDP-mannose 4,6-dehydratase, with translation MAKQRVFISGVAGFLGSHLADAFLADGHEVVGVDNMIGGYLDNVPSGVEFYQYDCNDFGKLKDHMRGVDLVYHCAATAYEGLSVFSPHMITQNIVTASTGMITAAIANKVKRFVMCSSMARYGTNKVPFTEDMTPKPQDPYGIGKYTSELILQNLAEVHGMQWVIAVPHNIVGPRQKYDDPYRNVASIFINMMLQGRQPYIYGDGNQRRCFSFISDDVAPLKQMALDDRCVGEIINIGPDDEFVTINELAEITAKLIGFKLESSYTRGRPQEVYLANCSADKARRLLDYKPRVKLEDGLRQMIDYIRTRGPRPFKYHLDLEIINEKTPDTWSKRLF, from the coding sequence ATGGCGAAACAGCGCGTTTTCATCTCCGGTGTCGCGGGCTTCCTCGGGAGCCACCTCGCGGATGCGTTCCTCGCGGACGGTCACGAGGTCGTCGGCGTCGACAACATGATCGGCGGATACCTGGACAACGTCCCGAGCGGCGTCGAGTTCTATCAGTACGACTGCAACGACTTCGGCAAGCTGAAGGACCACATGCGCGGCGTAGACCTCGTCTACCACTGCGCAGCGACGGCCTACGAAGGGCTCTCCGTCTTCTCGCCGCACATGATCACGCAGAACATCGTGACGGCGTCGACGGGCATGATCACCGCCGCGATCGCGAACAAGGTGAAGCGGTTCGTGATGTGCTCGTCCATGGCGCGCTACGGAACGAACAAGGTCCCATTCACCGAGGACATGACGCCGAAGCCGCAAGATCCGTACGGCATCGGCAAGTACACGTCGGAGCTCATCCTCCAGAACCTCGCGGAGGTTCACGGGATGCAGTGGGTCATCGCGGTGCCGCACAACATCGTGGGGCCCCGACAGAAGTACGATGACCCGTATCGGAACGTCGCGAGCATCTTCATCAACATGATGCTCCAGGGGCGGCAACCGTACATCTACGGCGACGGCAACCAGCGCCGCTGCTTCAGCTTCATTTCGGATGACGTCGCGCCGCTCAAGCAGATGGCGCTCGACGACCGTTGCGTCGGCGAGATCATCAACATCGGCCCAGACGACGAGTTCGTCACCATCAACGAGCTCGCCGAGATCACCGCGAAGCTCATCGGCTTCAAGCTGGAGAGCTCTTACACGCGCGGGCGCCCGCAGGAGGTTTACCTCGCGAACTGCTCGGCGGACAAGGCGCGCCGCCTCCTCGACTACAAGCCACGCGTGAAGCTCGAGGACGGCCTTCGGCAGATGATCGACTACATCCGGACGCGCGGTCCGCGACCGTTCAAGTACCACCTCGATCTCGAGATCATCAACGAGAAGACCCCGGACACGTGGTCCAAGCGTCTCTTCTGA
- a CDS encoding glycosyltransferase encodes MKRPRLVYVVTHPVTADALLRGQLAFMREQGFDVTVVASPGPELDRVALREGVRAVAVPMARPIDPARDVVSLARLMRTLRDLRPDIVHASTPKAGLLGMLAARAIGVRIRIYLLRGLRLETTAGPLRLVLSATERIAASCADEVVCNSESLRRAAVAGRHVPAAKARVLGAGSSNGVEIERWSRTSERVDRGRALARAHGIADDEEVIGFVGRFDRDKGIVDLVDAFDRLRRRRPRARLLLVGGGFAGDLDPSVTARLEGARGVVALGKSDDLAPLYSRMDVLAFPSLREGFPNVPLEAAAAGVVAVGYRSTGVVDAIADGETGTIVPARDVGALARALERYLEDGALRAAHALAATRRTERLFSREIVWQAWAEHYHALLGPLATGP; translated from the coding sequence TTGAAACGACCCCGTCTCGTCTACGTCGTCACGCATCCCGTCACCGCGGATGCGTTGCTCCGTGGGCAGCTCGCATTCATGCGCGAGCAAGGGTTCGACGTGACGGTCGTCGCTTCCCCGGGTCCGGAGCTCGACCGCGTCGCGCTGCGCGAGGGGGTTCGCGCCGTCGCCGTCCCGATGGCGCGGCCCATCGATCCGGCGAGGGACGTCGTATCGCTCGCCCGTCTCATGCGCACGCTGCGGGACCTGCGACCCGACATCGTCCATGCGAGCACGCCGAAGGCGGGGCTCCTCGGCATGCTCGCCGCGCGCGCGATCGGCGTCCGCATCCGCATCTACCTCCTGCGCGGGCTGCGGCTCGAGACGACCGCGGGGCCGCTCCGGCTCGTCCTGTCGGCGACCGAGCGCATCGCGGCGTCGTGTGCGGACGAGGTCGTCTGCAACAGCGAGAGCCTGCGCCGCGCTGCGGTCGCGGGCCGTCATGTCCCGGCCGCGAAGGCGCGCGTGCTCGGCGCCGGTTCGTCGAACGGCGTCGAGATCGAGCGGTGGTCGCGTACGTCGGAGCGCGTCGATCGTGGTCGCGCGCTCGCTCGCGCCCATGGCATCGCGGACGACGAGGAGGTGATCGGGTTCGTCGGCCGCTTCGATCGCGACAAGGGGATCGTCGATCTCGTGGATGCCTTCGATCGGCTTCGCCGCCGGCGGCCGCGCGCTCGCCTGCTCCTCGTTGGCGGCGGTTTCGCGGGCGACCTCGACCCGAGCGTGACGGCCCGTCTGGAGGGCGCACGGGGCGTCGTCGCGCTCGGCAAGAGCGACGACCTGGCTCCGCTCTACTCCCGGATGGACGTCCTCGCGTTTCCCTCGCTGCGCGAGGGGTTCCCGAACGTGCCGCTCGAGGCGGCGGCCGCCGGCGTGGTCGCGGTGGGCTACCGTTCGACGGGAGTGGTCGACGCGATCGCGGACGGCGAGACGGGCACGATCGTCCCCGCCCGCGACGTCGGAGCGCTCGCGCGCGCGCTCGAACGCTATCTCGAGGACGGCGCGCTTCGTGCCGCGCACGCGCTCGCGGCGACGAGGCGTACGGAGCGGCTCTTCTCCCGCGAGATCGTGTGGCAGGCATGGGCGGAGCACTATCACGCGCTGCTCGGTCCCCTTGCGACCGGTCCGTAG
- a CDS encoding glycosyltransferase — MVQASLLSKDIPAPARSAEPRRLRLLVLASKARGIAPNQRFRLEQWAPRLAHHEGIDLDFAPFESPRLTELLYQNGRRAEKAAWVVYDFVRRLAPVVRARSYDAAVVVREAALLGPAVYERLLGLEGVPMFYDIDDAIWLSAHQSAASKANGVFSRLHFYGKTATICRLASGVLAGNEYLAAYARRRNGNVFVVPTSIELERYPIIPESSDPRFVVVWSGSLHTLAHFEHAREALERLAARRPIVVKVICNRPPDRPIAGAENVFVPWSEHGEAEAVGDGHVGIMPLPDDEFARGKCGLKALQFMATGRPVVASPVGMNSDLLGAGDNGILASTPDEWVAALERLATSPELRRAMGAAARRTIEERYSAEVVSKLFARAVRTTLEA, encoded by the coding sequence GTGGTCCAAGCGTCTCTTCTGAGCAAGGACATCCCCGCACCGGCGAGGAGCGCCGAGCCCCGGCGGCTGCGGCTCCTCGTCCTCGCGTCGAAGGCAAGAGGGATCGCGCCCAACCAGCGCTTCCGGCTCGAGCAATGGGCCCCACGCCTCGCGCACCACGAGGGCATCGATCTCGACTTCGCCCCGTTCGAGTCGCCCCGCCTGACGGAGCTGCTCTACCAGAACGGCCGGCGCGCCGAGAAGGCGGCGTGGGTCGTCTATGACTTCGTACGGCGGCTCGCGCCCGTCGTGCGCGCGCGGAGCTATGACGCGGCCGTCGTCGTCCGCGAGGCCGCCCTCCTCGGGCCCGCCGTCTACGAGCGCCTCCTCGGCCTGGAAGGCGTCCCGATGTTCTACGACATCGACGACGCGATCTGGCTCAGCGCGCACCAGAGCGCGGCCTCGAAGGCGAACGGCGTCTTCTCTCGCCTCCACTTCTACGGCAAGACGGCGACCATCTGCCGCCTCGCGAGCGGGGTGCTCGCCGGCAACGAGTACCTCGCGGCGTACGCGCGACGCCGCAACGGCAACGTCTTCGTCGTTCCTACGAGCATCGAGCTGGAGCGTTATCCGATCATCCCGGAGTCTTCCGACCCTCGCTTCGTCGTCGTCTGGAGCGGCTCGCTCCATACGCTGGCGCACTTCGAGCACGCTCGCGAAGCGCTCGAGCGCCTCGCTGCCCGGCGTCCGATCGTCGTGAAGGTGATCTGCAACCGCCCGCCCGATCGCCCGATCGCCGGCGCCGAGAACGTGTTCGTGCCGTGGTCCGAGCACGGGGAGGCGGAGGCGGTCGGCGACGGGCACGTCGGGATCATGCCCCTCCCCGACGACGAATTCGCTCGCGGCAAGTGCGGGCTCAAGGCGCTGCAGTTCATGGCGACGGGCCGCCCCGTCGTCGCGTCACCGGTCGGCATGAACAGCGATCTCCTCGGCGCGGGCGACAACGGCATCCTCGCATCGACGCCGGACGAGTGGGTCGCGGCGCTCGAGCGCCTCGCGACGTCGCCGGAGCTTCGCCGCGCGATGGGCGCCGCCGCGCGGCGGACGATCGAGGAACGCTACTCCGCCGAGGTCGTCTCGAAGCTCTTCGCGCGGGCCGTGCGAACGACGCTCGAGGCCTAG
- a CDS encoding sugar transferase, translating to MNAKRLIDVVGAATGLLVLAPVMGATAVAIRVAMGSPVLFRQVRPGLHEKPFTILKFRTMRDGDEPDEVRLGRLGKLLRASSLDELPQLWNVLRGDMSLVGPRPLLLEYLPLYSRRHARRHEVRPGVTSWISVHGRNNATWEEQLESDVWYVENQSLAVDLAILFRTVIKVIERADVQQEGRATRERFTGTAALS from the coding sequence ATGAACGCGAAGCGGCTCATCGATGTCGTCGGAGCCGCGACCGGCCTGTTGGTGCTCGCTCCGGTGATGGGCGCGACCGCGGTCGCCATTCGTGTCGCGATGGGATCCCCGGTCCTCTTCCGGCAGGTCCGGCCCGGTCTTCACGAGAAGCCGTTCACCATCCTGAAGTTCCGGACGATGCGGGACGGCGACGAGCCGGACGAGGTTCGGCTCGGACGCCTCGGGAAGCTCCTCCGTGCGTCGAGCCTCGACGAGCTCCCTCAGCTCTGGAACGTGCTTCGCGGCGACATGAGCCTCGTCGGACCGCGTCCGCTCCTTCTCGAGTACCTCCCGCTCTACTCGCGGCGGCACGCGCGCCGGCACGAGGTCCGTCCGGGCGTGACCTCGTGGATCTCCGTCCACGGCCGCAACAACGCGACCTGGGAGGAGCAGCTCGAGTCGGACGTCTGGTACGTCGAGAACCAGTCGCTCGCCGTCGATCTCGCGATCCTCTTCCGGACGGTGATCAAGGTGATCGAGCGCGCCGACGTCCAGCAAGAGGGGCGCGCGACGCGCGAGCGCTTCACAGGCACCGCCGCCCTGAGCTGA